DNA from Plasmodium cynomolgi strain B DNA, chromosome 12, whole genome shotgun sequence:
NNNNNNNNNNNNNNNNNNNNNNNNNNNNNNNNNNNNNNNNNNNNNNNNNNNNNNNNNNNNNNNNNNNNNNNNNNNNNNNNNNNNNNNNNNNNNNNNNNNNNNNNNNNNNNNNNNNNNNNNNNNNNNNNNNNNNNNNNNNNNNNNNNNNNNNNNNNNNNNNNNNNNNNNNNNNNNNNNNNNNNNNNNNNNNNNNNNNNNNNNNNNNNNNNNNNNNNNNNNNNNNNNNNNNNNNNNNNNNNNNNNNNNNNNNNNNNNNNNNNNNNNNNNNNNNNNNNNNNNNNNNNNNNNNNNNNNNNNNNNNNNNNNNNNNNNNNNNNNNNNNNNNNNNNNNNNNNNNNNNNNNNNNNNNNNNNNNNNNNNNNNNNNNNNNNNNNNNNNNNNNNNNNNNNNNNNNNNNNNNNNNNNNNNNNNNNNNNNNNNNNNNNNNNNNNNNNNNNNNNNNNNNNNNNNNNNNNNNNNNNNNNNNNNNNNNNNNNNNNNNNNNNNNNNNNNNNNNNNNNNNNNNNNNNNNNNNNNNNNNNNNNNNNNNNNNNNNNNNNNNNNNNNNNNNNNNNNNNNNNNNNNNNNNNNNNNNNNNNNNNNNNNNNNNNNNNNNNNNNNNNNNNNNNNNNNNNNNNNNNNNNNNNNNNNNNNNNNNNNNNNNNNNNNNNNNNNNNNNNNNNNNNNNNNNNNNNNNNNNNNNNNNNNNNNNNNNNNNNNNNNNNNNNNNNNNNNNNNNNNNNNNNNNNNNNNNNNNNNNNNNNNNNNNNNNNNNNNNNNNNNNNNNNNNNNNNNNNNNNNNNNNNNNNNNNNNNNNNNNNNNNNNNNNNNNNNNNNNNNNNNNNNNNNNNNNNNNNNNNNNNNNNNNNNNNNNNNNNNNNNNNNNNNNNNNNNNNNNNNNNNNNNNNNNNNNNNNNNNNNNNNNNNNNNNNNNNNNNNNNNNNNNNNNNNNNNNNNNNNNNNNNNNNNNNNNNNNNNNNNNNNNNNNNNNNNNNNNNNNNNNNNNNNNNNNNNNNNNNNNNNNNNNNNNNNNNNNNNNNNNNNNNNNNNNNNNNNNNNNNNNNNNNNNNNNNNNNNNNNNNNNNNNNNNNNNNNNNNNNNNNNNNNNNNNNNNNNNNNNNNNNNNNNNNNNNNNNNNNNNNNNNNNNNNNNNNNNNNNNNNNNNNNNNNNNNNNNNNNNNNNNNNNNNNNNNNNNNNNNNNNNNNNNNNNNNNNGGAAATTTTCTGATGTTTCcgaatttaataatttacagGAAATGTAAAGAAATAGCACCTGATTATTATGAAGGCTTAGGGTTtaggtgcactaaatatttttttctatgcaaAAACTTATCAGGAAccggaaaaaattaaacatctatttaatataaagtaaatgaATTTCTTTATTGCCAATTAtagtataattaaaatttctttttgtctgtaatattttaccaccaataatcatacttataatctTACGGAACgtattataatgacatataagacacgctttacgcttatatgaaaaacttatatatttttaaattaaaaatattattaatgcattatacaattcattaaaatattgtaatgtgacacaaaaaaattaaaatttaatgtgtgaaaattataaaatttttacctaCCTTATGATTTGCGCTTAAGATAGAATTTTATGggtgttattatattttttgcacgaataatacatataaatcaaaaattggaaataaaataaaaatattggatcaatatcattagataattatttctatataaaatttaatgaaacgcttacataatttatggcaatttgtaaagaagcctatatattattatgagaacaaaatgactattcatgttataaaattaaaactgatatatttataaacatataagcaCAATATGTTGTAATCGAAGGATcattacataatatgaagaaatagtgcaTTTAACAATATCTATATAAGCTAATccaattgaaataaattatcatctttgtaaaaaaaaaatatggcaatatgattatttagttttattggacaaaatcaataatattgataattATACTTAATCGAATTTGTaagtattaatataatactaggtatatatcacattgaataataaacataaaatatatacagaatgtagttataaaaatatatattttttttttctttcagtgcaaataaatttacaacgtTGTTTtgtcattatatttattatattatgatatattattaactttttaaaatttcggtatttataaatgattttaattaattttatgttattagGGTTCCTTTAATAcgaaatattgaaaaattacttatattattattttattttcgtaaattaaatctcattttaaataaataatatatgttttagacaaaatagaacatactaattttataaaatacagaaacatttgaagtaaaatgaaacaataaatttgttgaatattatcaaaagaaaattgtcatataactaaaatttttactgcttcgcatacatttttgaaatcttaagcatatacaacatgaaaggaaacaacaaaggcatctacttccttaaattccttacgtttgctattttagcaacctcatggaaatattccagagaagtattcatttaacaattaaatttaatattttctacattaatattttctacaatttgaactgtttcacaggtttatttcatgatgaaaattttattaatatttaaataatcctatcgtttcgcatatttaaatatttaccctaaaccctaaacctagtGATAAAATGATGAATATTTTCCTCACAGCTTTTACATAAATTCGCCTCGCGGATTATTACAATTCATAGACATAACAGAGAAATGTGATAAGTTCAAAAAAATCGTACCTTATGGGAAGTATTTTTCTATGTACTATATTAAAAAGcgtcatcatttttgcactGCGTAGGTCTTCTATAGCATTgacgcaaaatgaaaagtccACTGAATTCGCCTCAGCTCAATTGAACcgtaaaatattattttttttttggaaaataaatcaatTACGGTAAAAACTCAATGTTTCTACATTAATATCGTTGAGGATTCATTTATGCATGACATCATGAGTAAACcgctttgaagaaaaaactattttaaaaCGCGTGAAATTCACTTTCTTAAAGaaaacatgttttttttttttttatatgtttctGTTGTGCTAACATTATAATTTCACATTTGACTTGAAACAATGCTTCGACTTACATAATAATGNACACTGCTTGACGTAAAAATGTGGGCAtattttattccattttgagaaatatataagaaaatttttaattatgtaaaaaaatttggaattAACTCTTTGCtatgcgataaaaaaaaatacccaaaTAATAACGCcttatttgaataaaaaaagtgcatgcaaatggaaaatagttcccatcatttttattgtccTTTTAGTTAAATAATTCCACAAACTATATGTTACATGAACAGCGTAACTGCATTGTCGCATTTTATGCTATCAAGACGTTCTTTGAAGTaccattttaatatttaaatggtTTTATAATAAGCCCCCTGACATGCTAATAAGCAATATGTGCTGTTCCTACAGGGTAACATGGTCATATTTTAagtctttccctttttcccatgatatattttatcattttccaAGTGTAAAAATTACCCTTTCGCGGCTCCAACCTTGCGAACCATacttttaccattttatgATGATAAACACTGTGTAGTACTGGATTATGTGCCATGTAAATCATTTCTCAACGGGCAAAccttttttaatcatttttcttattcctTGTATATTCACTAATTGATGCACGTCAAATTAACGTTTACGTCGCgactccccattttgacttcctccttttcttcggAAGAAATTACCAAATAACAATCCTAACTCATTTGTAAAAGGGTATACCATCATtagcgaattttttttctaaatatatatgcttttTCATTTAGCAGTTTAAATtctcacataaaaaaaaaatatatcttacGTCATTCTATATCGTTTTAGGTCGCTCATAAGCAAAAGTACATACAACATTACGGTCATAGATACATCATGTGTATTTACTAAAAggcatgtaaaaaaaaccaaTCCAAGTGgaagttaatttttaaatgtgaaaTGGTTACTAGTTAACAACaacttaaaaagggaaaaaaaaaactaattaaGTCAGCAAGGAAGACACATATATAGAAAACATTGTTAGTGCTTACAAAAGGAagctcaaaaaaatgtactcgAAGTACAGATAAAATAGCAATCTATGTAAATTTCATACTTTGCAtagttattattttcttttgtctCAAGATCTATCGACGCATTACGCATGTTACAGATTCTATATTATAACAAACTCCGaaacctttttcttccctctttTGCTCTTCATTTTAGGCCGCTTGGCAGTAAGATCATGAGATCTAGGTTTGTCCAAGTCAATTTGTTCAATTATACCATCAAAGTAAAGCAGACACTATTTTTCACCCTTTCTTTATATTATCAGTCTGCTCAATATTTACACACAATcccatatatacatgcacaatCATTCGTTTTACCACTTTCTTTCGTAACTTTTTTCAGTTGACAAataccatttttaatttcctttttttttttggaatcaTTTCTGCATCCAATTCGCCCTTTCCCAAGGTGATTAATGTTTCTTTCAATTCAGCAGTCTCCTTCTTACAATTGTTCAAGAAATTCACAAATTCCTCTTTGCTCAACTGATCTTTCATGATGAAGCCGTAGAAAAGTTTAATGTAATATTCCTCCCTTTCTGATagaatgttataaaaaatggaaatgacATTACTCCATTGAGTGCTAGCatgttcttcttctacttgatgtttttcctttaactCTTCGAAATATTCGAATAAACCATTTATCATTTCGTAAAATCCTTGTACTTCAAGAGCATATGAACGCTTCCACATTTTGATAATTTCATTCTTTGATGGGAATTCTTCCATATTATTGATCAGTTCGTTTAGTTCTTCTTGTGTCACATCGCTGACAAATATCATTTCGGGTTCGTTATAATTAGGCAAGTCAGCATTTATTAagtcatttttctcttc
Protein-coding regions in this window:
- a CDS encoding hypothetical protein (putative) produces the protein MAFFNESNSASADKCSAKNNRRNEKSSSATGAGKKSSGGLNFRRFFFPSCSVALLVVAIYMLLLKITPLDNKVMAQIQARNLSELNENRCFRKRNSDKNASSSDSDSDDDALSGFDEIDLGENEEDDAFDSDKSVEEKYEEKNDLINADLPNYNEPEMIFVSDVTQEELNELINNMEEFPSKNEIIKMWKRSYALEVQGFYEMINGLFEYFEELKEKHQVEEEHASTQWSNVISIFYNILSEREEYYIKLFYGFIMKDQLSKEEFVNFLNNCKKETAELKETLITLGKGELDAEMIPKKKRKLKMVFVN